In the genome of Nerophis lumbriciformis linkage group LG32, RoL_Nlum_v2.1, whole genome shotgun sequence, one region contains:
- the elavl3 gene encoding ELAV-like protein 3 isoform X7 has translation MVTQIISTMETQVSNGPSGTSLPNGPVISTNGATDDSKTNLIVNYLPQNMTQEEFKSLFGSIGEIESCKLVRDKITGQSLGYGFVNYVDPNDADKAINTLNGLKLQTKTIKVSYARPSSASIRDANLYVSGLPKTMSQKDMEQLFSQYGRIITSRILVDQVTGISRGVGFIRFDKRNEAEEAIKGLNGQKPLGAAEPITVKFANNPSQKTGQALLTQLYQTAARRYTGPLHHQTQRFRLDNLLNASYGVKSSPTLFPRFSPITIDSMTSLAGVNLTGPTGAGWCIFVYNLSPEADESVLWQLFGPFGAVTNVKVIRDFTTNKCKGFGFVTMTNYDEAAMAIASLNGYRLGDRVLQVSFKTSKQHKA, from the exons ATGGTTACT CAGATAATCAGCACCATGGAAACCCAGGTGTCCAACGGTCCCAGCGGAACCAGCCTGCCCAACGGCCCCGTCATCAGCACCAACGGCGCCACGGACGACAGCAAAACCAACCTGATTGTCAACTACCTGCCTCAGAACATGACGCAGGAGGAGTTCAAGAGCCTCTTCGGCAGCATCGGGGAGATCGAGTCGTGCAAGCTGGTcagggacaagatcacgg GTCAGAGTCTGGGCTACGGCTTCGTCAACTATGTGGATCCGAACGACGCGGACAAGGCCATCAACACGCTGAATGGGCTCAAACTGCAGACTAAAACAATCAAG GTATCATACGCCCGACCGAGCTCGGCGTCCATTCGTGACGCAAACCTTTACGTCAGTGGACTCCCCAAAACCATGAGCCAGAAGGACATGGAGCAGCTCTTCTCCCAATACGGTCGCATCATCACATCCCGCATCCTAGTGGACCAAGTTACAG GCATATCACGAGGAGTGGGCTTCATCCGGTTTGACAAGCGAAACGAAGCGGAGGAGGCCATCAAGGGCCTGAACGGACAGAAGCCTCTGGGCGCCGCCGAGCCCATCACTGTCAAGTTTGCCAACAACCCCAGCCAGAAGACGGGCCAGGCTTTGCTGACTCAGTTGTATCAGACGGCTGCTCGCCGCTACACAGGGCCACTGCACCACCAGACGCAACGATTCAG ACTCGACAATTTACTAAACGCCAGCTACGGAGTCAAGAg CTCTCCCACTCTCTTCCCCAGATTCTCCCCCATCACAATCGACAGCATGACCAGCCTCGCCGGCGTAAACCTGACCGGGCCCACCGGAGCCGGCTGGTGCATCTTCGTGTACAACTTGTCGCCCGAGGCGGACGAGAGCGTCCTGTGGCAGCTCTTTGGGCCTTTTGGCGCTGTCACCAATGTCAAGGTCATCCGTGACTTCACCACCAACAAATGTAAGGGCTTTGGTTTTGTCACCATGACCAACTACGACGAGGCCGCCATGGCGATCGCGAGCCTTAACGGCTACCGCCTGGGGGACCGTGTGCTGCAGGTTTCCTTCAAGACCAGCAAGCAGCACAAGGCCTAA
- the elavl3 gene encoding ELAV-like protein 3 isoform X14 produces MVTIISTMETQVSNGPSGTSLPNGPVISTNGATDDSKTNLIVNYLPQNMTQEEFKSLFGSIGEIESCKLVRDKITGQSLGYGFVNYVDPNDADKAINTLNGLKLQTKTIKVSYARPSSASIRDANLYVSGLPKTMSQKDMEQLFSQYGRIITSRILVDQVTGISRGVGFIRFDKRNEAEEAIKGLNGQKPLGAAEPITVKFANNPSQKTGQALLTQLYQTAARRYTGPLHHQTQRFRFSPITIDSMTSLAGVNLTGPTGAGWCIFVYNLSPEADESVLWQLFGPFGAVTNVKVIRDFTTNKCKGFGFVTMTNYDEAAMAIASLNGYRLGDRVLQVSFKTSKQHKA; encoded by the exons ATGGTTACT ATAATCAGCACCATGGAAACCCAGGTGTCCAACGGTCCCAGCGGAACCAGCCTGCCCAACGGCCCCGTCATCAGCACCAACGGCGCCACGGACGACAGCAAAACCAACCTGATTGTCAACTACCTGCCTCAGAACATGACGCAGGAGGAGTTCAAGAGCCTCTTCGGCAGCATCGGGGAGATCGAGTCGTGCAAGCTGGTcagggacaagatcacgg GTCAGAGTCTGGGCTACGGCTTCGTCAACTATGTGGATCCGAACGACGCGGACAAGGCCATCAACACGCTGAATGGGCTCAAACTGCAGACTAAAACAATCAAG GTATCATACGCCCGACCGAGCTCGGCGTCCATTCGTGACGCAAACCTTTACGTCAGTGGACTCCCCAAAACCATGAGCCAGAAGGACATGGAGCAGCTCTTCTCCCAATACGGTCGCATCATCACATCCCGCATCCTAGTGGACCAAGTTACAG GCATATCACGAGGAGTGGGCTTCATCCGGTTTGACAAGCGAAACGAAGCGGAGGAGGCCATCAAGGGCCTGAACGGACAGAAGCCTCTGGGCGCCGCCGAGCCCATCACTGTCAAGTTTGCCAACAACCCCAGCCAGAAGACGGGCCAGGCTTTGCTGACTCAGTTGTATCAGACGGCTGCTCGCCGCTACACAGGGCCACTGCACCACCAGACGCAACGATTCAG ATTCTCCCCCATCACAATCGACAGCATGACCAGCCTCGCCGGCGTAAACCTGACCGGGCCCACCGGAGCCGGCTGGTGCATCTTCGTGTACAACTTGTCGCCCGAGGCGGACGAGAGCGTCCTGTGGCAGCTCTTTGGGCCTTTTGGCGCTGTCACCAATGTCAAGGTCATCCGTGACTTCACCACCAACAAATGTAAGGGCTTTGGTTTTGTCACCATGACCAACTACGACGAGGCCGCCATGGCGATCGCGAGCCTTAACGGCTACCGCCTGGGGGACCGTGTGCTGCAGGTTTCCTTCAAGACCAGCAAGCAGCACAAGGCCTAA
- the elavl3 gene encoding ELAV-like protein 3 isoform X9, translating into MVTIISTMETQVSNGPSGTSLPNGPVISTNGATDDSKTNLIVNYLPQNMTQEEFKSLFGSIGEIESCKLVRDKITGQSLGYGFVNYVDPNDADKAINTLNGLKLQTKTIKVSYARPSSASIRDANLYVSGLPKTMSQKDMEQLFSQYGRIITSRILVDQVTAGISRGVGFIRFDKRNEAEEAIKGLNGQKPLGAAEPITVKFANNPSQKTGQALLTQLYQTAARRYTGPLHHQTQRFRLDNLLNASYGVKRFSPITIDSMTSLAGVNLTGPTGAGWCIFVYNLSPEADESVLWQLFGPFGAVTNVKVIRDFTTNKCKGFGFVTMTNYDEAAMAIASLNGYRLGDRVLQVSFKTSKQHKA; encoded by the exons ATGGTTACT ATAATCAGCACCATGGAAACCCAGGTGTCCAACGGTCCCAGCGGAACCAGCCTGCCCAACGGCCCCGTCATCAGCACCAACGGCGCCACGGACGACAGCAAAACCAACCTGATTGTCAACTACCTGCCTCAGAACATGACGCAGGAGGAGTTCAAGAGCCTCTTCGGCAGCATCGGGGAGATCGAGTCGTGCAAGCTGGTcagggacaagatcacgg GTCAGAGTCTGGGCTACGGCTTCGTCAACTATGTGGATCCGAACGACGCGGACAAGGCCATCAACACGCTGAATGGGCTCAAACTGCAGACTAAAACAATCAAG GTATCATACGCCCGACCGAGCTCGGCGTCCATTCGTGACGCAAACCTTTACGTCAGTGGACTCCCCAAAACCATGAGCCAGAAGGACATGGAGCAGCTCTTCTCCCAATACGGTCGCATCATCACATCCCGCATCCTAGTGGACCAAGTTACAG CAGGCATATCACGAGGAGTGGGCTTCATCCGGTTTGACAAGCGAAACGAAGCGGAGGAGGCCATCAAGGGCCTGAACGGACAGAAGCCTCTGGGCGCCGCCGAGCCCATCACTGTCAAGTTTGCCAACAACCCCAGCCAGAAGACGGGCCAGGCTTTGCTGACTCAGTTGTATCAGACGGCTGCTCGCCGCTACACAGGGCCACTGCACCACCAGACGCAACGATTCAG ACTCGACAATTTACTAAACGCCAGCTACGGAGTCAAGAg ATTCTCCCCCATCACAATCGACAGCATGACCAGCCTCGCCGGCGTAAACCTGACCGGGCCCACCGGAGCCGGCTGGTGCATCTTCGTGTACAACTTGTCGCCCGAGGCGGACGAGAGCGTCCTGTGGCAGCTCTTTGGGCCTTTTGGCGCTGTCACCAATGTCAAGGTCATCCGTGACTTCACCACCAACAAATGTAAGGGCTTTGGTTTTGTCACCATGACCAACTACGACGAGGCCGCCATGGCGATCGCGAGCCTTAACGGCTACCGCCTGGGGGACCGTGTGCTGCAGGTTTCCTTCAAGACCAGCAAGCAGCACAAGGCCTAA
- the elavl3 gene encoding ELAV-like protein 3 isoform X10, translated as MVTQIISTMETQVSNGPSGTSLPNGPVISTNGATDDSKTNLIVNYLPQNMTQEEFKSLFGSIGEIESCKLVRDKITGQSLGYGFVNYVDPNDADKAINTLNGLKLQTKTIKVSYARPSSASIRDANLYVSGLPKTMSQKDMEQLFSQYGRIITSRILVDQVTGISRGVGFIRFDKRNEAEEAIKGLNGQKPLGAAEPITVKFANNPSQKTGQALLTQLYQTAARRYTGPLHHQTQRFRLDNLLNASYGVKRFSPITIDSMTSLAGVNLTGPTGAGWCIFVYNLSPEADESVLWQLFGPFGAVTNVKVIRDFTTNKCKGFGFVTMTNYDEAAMAIASLNGYRLGDRVLQVSFKTSKQHKA; from the exons ATGGTTACT CAGATAATCAGCACCATGGAAACCCAGGTGTCCAACGGTCCCAGCGGAACCAGCCTGCCCAACGGCCCCGTCATCAGCACCAACGGCGCCACGGACGACAGCAAAACCAACCTGATTGTCAACTACCTGCCTCAGAACATGACGCAGGAGGAGTTCAAGAGCCTCTTCGGCAGCATCGGGGAGATCGAGTCGTGCAAGCTGGTcagggacaagatcacgg GTCAGAGTCTGGGCTACGGCTTCGTCAACTATGTGGATCCGAACGACGCGGACAAGGCCATCAACACGCTGAATGGGCTCAAACTGCAGACTAAAACAATCAAG GTATCATACGCCCGACCGAGCTCGGCGTCCATTCGTGACGCAAACCTTTACGTCAGTGGACTCCCCAAAACCATGAGCCAGAAGGACATGGAGCAGCTCTTCTCCCAATACGGTCGCATCATCACATCCCGCATCCTAGTGGACCAAGTTACAG GCATATCACGAGGAGTGGGCTTCATCCGGTTTGACAAGCGAAACGAAGCGGAGGAGGCCATCAAGGGCCTGAACGGACAGAAGCCTCTGGGCGCCGCCGAGCCCATCACTGTCAAGTTTGCCAACAACCCCAGCCAGAAGACGGGCCAGGCTTTGCTGACTCAGTTGTATCAGACGGCTGCTCGCCGCTACACAGGGCCACTGCACCACCAGACGCAACGATTCAG ACTCGACAATTTACTAAACGCCAGCTACGGAGTCAAGAg ATTCTCCCCCATCACAATCGACAGCATGACCAGCCTCGCCGGCGTAAACCTGACCGGGCCCACCGGAGCCGGCTGGTGCATCTTCGTGTACAACTTGTCGCCCGAGGCGGACGAGAGCGTCCTGTGGCAGCTCTTTGGGCCTTTTGGCGCTGTCACCAATGTCAAGGTCATCCGTGACTTCACCACCAACAAATGTAAGGGCTTTGGTTTTGTCACCATGACCAACTACGACGAGGCCGCCATGGCGATCGCGAGCCTTAACGGCTACCGCCTGGGGGACCGTGTGCTGCAGGTTTCCTTCAAGACCAGCAAGCAGCACAAGGCCTAA
- the elavl3 gene encoding ELAV-like protein 3 isoform X13: protein MVTQIISTMETQVSNGPSGTSLPNGPVISTNGATDDSKTNLIVNYLPQNMTQEEFKSLFGSIGEIESCKLVRDKITGQSLGYGFVNYVDPNDADKAINTLNGLKLQTKTIKVSYARPSSASIRDANLYVSGLPKTMSQKDMEQLFSQYGRIITSRILVDQVTGISRGVGFIRFDKRNEAEEAIKGLNGQKPLGAAEPITVKFANNPSQKTGQALLTQLYQTAARRYTGPLHHQTQRFRFSPITIDSMTSLAGVNLTGPTGAGWCIFVYNLSPEADESVLWQLFGPFGAVTNVKVIRDFTTNKCKGFGFVTMTNYDEAAMAIASLNGYRLGDRVLQVSFKTSKQHKA from the exons ATGGTTACT CAGATAATCAGCACCATGGAAACCCAGGTGTCCAACGGTCCCAGCGGAACCAGCCTGCCCAACGGCCCCGTCATCAGCACCAACGGCGCCACGGACGACAGCAAAACCAACCTGATTGTCAACTACCTGCCTCAGAACATGACGCAGGAGGAGTTCAAGAGCCTCTTCGGCAGCATCGGGGAGATCGAGTCGTGCAAGCTGGTcagggacaagatcacgg GTCAGAGTCTGGGCTACGGCTTCGTCAACTATGTGGATCCGAACGACGCGGACAAGGCCATCAACACGCTGAATGGGCTCAAACTGCAGACTAAAACAATCAAG GTATCATACGCCCGACCGAGCTCGGCGTCCATTCGTGACGCAAACCTTTACGTCAGTGGACTCCCCAAAACCATGAGCCAGAAGGACATGGAGCAGCTCTTCTCCCAATACGGTCGCATCATCACATCCCGCATCCTAGTGGACCAAGTTACAG GCATATCACGAGGAGTGGGCTTCATCCGGTTTGACAAGCGAAACGAAGCGGAGGAGGCCATCAAGGGCCTGAACGGACAGAAGCCTCTGGGCGCCGCCGAGCCCATCACTGTCAAGTTTGCCAACAACCCCAGCCAGAAGACGGGCCAGGCTTTGCTGACTCAGTTGTATCAGACGGCTGCTCGCCGCTACACAGGGCCACTGCACCACCAGACGCAACGATTCAG ATTCTCCCCCATCACAATCGACAGCATGACCAGCCTCGCCGGCGTAAACCTGACCGGGCCCACCGGAGCCGGCTGGTGCATCTTCGTGTACAACTTGTCGCCCGAGGCGGACGAGAGCGTCCTGTGGCAGCTCTTTGGGCCTTTTGGCGCTGTCACCAATGTCAAGGTCATCCGTGACTTCACCACCAACAAATGTAAGGGCTTTGGTTTTGTCACCATGACCAACTACGACGAGGCCGCCATGGCGATCGCGAGCCTTAACGGCTACCGCCTGGGGGACCGTGTGCTGCAGGTTTCCTTCAAGACCAGCAAGCAGCACAAGGCCTAA
- the elavl3 gene encoding ELAV-like protein 3 isoform X3: MVTQIISTMETQVSNGPSGTSLPNGPVISTNGATDDSKTNLIVNYLPQNMTQEEFKSLFGSIGEIESCKLVRDKITGQSLGYGFVNYVDPNDADKAINTLNGLKLQTKTIKVSYARPSSASIRDANLYVSGLPKTMSQKDMEQLFSQYGRIITSRILVDQVTGISRGVGFIRFDKRNEAEEAIKGLNGQKPLGAAEPITVKFANNPSQKTGQALLTQLYQTAARRYTGPLHHQTQRFSVIPSLGKGPDPNSSSKPILDNLLNASYGVKSSPTLFPRFSPITIDSMTSLAGVNLTGPTGAGWCIFVYNLSPEADESVLWQLFGPFGAVTNVKVIRDFTTNKCKGFGFVTMTNYDEAAMAIASLNGYRLGDRVLQVSFKTSKQHKA, from the exons ATGGTTACT CAGATAATCAGCACCATGGAAACCCAGGTGTCCAACGGTCCCAGCGGAACCAGCCTGCCCAACGGCCCCGTCATCAGCACCAACGGCGCCACGGACGACAGCAAAACCAACCTGATTGTCAACTACCTGCCTCAGAACATGACGCAGGAGGAGTTCAAGAGCCTCTTCGGCAGCATCGGGGAGATCGAGTCGTGCAAGCTGGTcagggacaagatcacgg GTCAGAGTCTGGGCTACGGCTTCGTCAACTATGTGGATCCGAACGACGCGGACAAGGCCATCAACACGCTGAATGGGCTCAAACTGCAGACTAAAACAATCAAG GTATCATACGCCCGACCGAGCTCGGCGTCCATTCGTGACGCAAACCTTTACGTCAGTGGACTCCCCAAAACCATGAGCCAGAAGGACATGGAGCAGCTCTTCTCCCAATACGGTCGCATCATCACATCCCGCATCCTAGTGGACCAAGTTACAG GCATATCACGAGGAGTGGGCTTCATCCGGTTTGACAAGCGAAACGAAGCGGAGGAGGCCATCAAGGGCCTGAACGGACAGAAGCCTCTGGGCGCCGCCGAGCCCATCACTGTCAAGTTTGCCAACAACCCCAGCCAGAAGACGGGCCAGGCTTTGCTGACTCAGTTGTATCAGACGGCTGCTCGCCGCTACACAGGGCCACTGCACCACCAGACGCAACGATTCAG CGTGATCCCTTCTCTTGGAAAGGGACCAGATCCAAATAGCAGCTCAAAACCAAT ACTCGACAATTTACTAAACGCCAGCTACGGAGTCAAGAg CTCTCCCACTCTCTTCCCCAGATTCTCCCCCATCACAATCGACAGCATGACCAGCCTCGCCGGCGTAAACCTGACCGGGCCCACCGGAGCCGGCTGGTGCATCTTCGTGTACAACTTGTCGCCCGAGGCGGACGAGAGCGTCCTGTGGCAGCTCTTTGGGCCTTTTGGCGCTGTCACCAATGTCAAGGTCATCCGTGACTTCACCACCAACAAATGTAAGGGCTTTGGTTTTGTCACCATGACCAACTACGACGAGGCCGCCATGGCGATCGCGAGCCTTAACGGCTACCGCCTGGGGGACCGTGTGCTGCAGGTTTCCTTCAAGACCAGCAAGCAGCACAAGGCCTAA
- the elavl3 gene encoding ELAV-like protein 3 isoform X6, producing MVTIISTMETQVSNGPSGTSLPNGPVISTNGATDDSKTNLIVNYLPQNMTQEEFKSLFGSIGEIESCKLVRDKITGQSLGYGFVNYVDPNDADKAINTLNGLKLQTKTIKVSYARPSSASIRDANLYVSGLPKTMSQKDMEQLFSQYGRIITSRILVDQVTAGISRGVGFIRFDKRNEAEEAIKGLNGQKPLGAAEPITVKFANNPSQKTGQALLTQLYQTAARRYTGPLHHQTQRFRLDNLLNASYGVKSSPTLFPRFSPITIDSMTSLAGVNLTGPTGAGWCIFVYNLSPEADESVLWQLFGPFGAVTNVKVIRDFTTNKCKGFGFVTMTNYDEAAMAIASLNGYRLGDRVLQVSFKTSKQHKA from the exons ATGGTTACT ATAATCAGCACCATGGAAACCCAGGTGTCCAACGGTCCCAGCGGAACCAGCCTGCCCAACGGCCCCGTCATCAGCACCAACGGCGCCACGGACGACAGCAAAACCAACCTGATTGTCAACTACCTGCCTCAGAACATGACGCAGGAGGAGTTCAAGAGCCTCTTCGGCAGCATCGGGGAGATCGAGTCGTGCAAGCTGGTcagggacaagatcacgg GTCAGAGTCTGGGCTACGGCTTCGTCAACTATGTGGATCCGAACGACGCGGACAAGGCCATCAACACGCTGAATGGGCTCAAACTGCAGACTAAAACAATCAAG GTATCATACGCCCGACCGAGCTCGGCGTCCATTCGTGACGCAAACCTTTACGTCAGTGGACTCCCCAAAACCATGAGCCAGAAGGACATGGAGCAGCTCTTCTCCCAATACGGTCGCATCATCACATCCCGCATCCTAGTGGACCAAGTTACAG CAGGCATATCACGAGGAGTGGGCTTCATCCGGTTTGACAAGCGAAACGAAGCGGAGGAGGCCATCAAGGGCCTGAACGGACAGAAGCCTCTGGGCGCCGCCGAGCCCATCACTGTCAAGTTTGCCAACAACCCCAGCCAGAAGACGGGCCAGGCTTTGCTGACTCAGTTGTATCAGACGGCTGCTCGCCGCTACACAGGGCCACTGCACCACCAGACGCAACGATTCAG ACTCGACAATTTACTAAACGCCAGCTACGGAGTCAAGAg CTCTCCCACTCTCTTCCCCAGATTCTCCCCCATCACAATCGACAGCATGACCAGCCTCGCCGGCGTAAACCTGACCGGGCCCACCGGAGCCGGCTGGTGCATCTTCGTGTACAACTTGTCGCCCGAGGCGGACGAGAGCGTCCTGTGGCAGCTCTTTGGGCCTTTTGGCGCTGTCACCAATGTCAAGGTCATCCGTGACTTCACCACCAACAAATGTAAGGGCTTTGGTTTTGTCACCATGACCAACTACGACGAGGCCGCCATGGCGATCGCGAGCCTTAACGGCTACCGCCTGGGGGACCGTGTGCTGCAGGTTTCCTTCAAGACCAGCAAGCAGCACAAGGCCTAA
- the elavl3 gene encoding ELAV-like protein 3 isoform X2: protein MVTIISTMETQVSNGPSGTSLPNGPVISTNGATDDSKTNLIVNYLPQNMTQEEFKSLFGSIGEIESCKLVRDKITGQSLGYGFVNYVDPNDADKAINTLNGLKLQTKTIKVSYARPSSASIRDANLYVSGLPKTMSQKDMEQLFSQYGRIITSRILVDQVTAGISRGVGFIRFDKRNEAEEAIKGLNGQKPLGAAEPITVKFANNPSQKTGQALLTQLYQTAARRYTGPLHHQTQRFSVIPSLGKGPDPNSSSKPILDNLLNASYGVKSSPTLFPRFSPITIDSMTSLAGVNLTGPTGAGWCIFVYNLSPEADESVLWQLFGPFGAVTNVKVIRDFTTNKCKGFGFVTMTNYDEAAMAIASLNGYRLGDRVLQVSFKTSKQHKA from the exons ATGGTTACT ATAATCAGCACCATGGAAACCCAGGTGTCCAACGGTCCCAGCGGAACCAGCCTGCCCAACGGCCCCGTCATCAGCACCAACGGCGCCACGGACGACAGCAAAACCAACCTGATTGTCAACTACCTGCCTCAGAACATGACGCAGGAGGAGTTCAAGAGCCTCTTCGGCAGCATCGGGGAGATCGAGTCGTGCAAGCTGGTcagggacaagatcacgg GTCAGAGTCTGGGCTACGGCTTCGTCAACTATGTGGATCCGAACGACGCGGACAAGGCCATCAACACGCTGAATGGGCTCAAACTGCAGACTAAAACAATCAAG GTATCATACGCCCGACCGAGCTCGGCGTCCATTCGTGACGCAAACCTTTACGTCAGTGGACTCCCCAAAACCATGAGCCAGAAGGACATGGAGCAGCTCTTCTCCCAATACGGTCGCATCATCACATCCCGCATCCTAGTGGACCAAGTTACAG CAGGCATATCACGAGGAGTGGGCTTCATCCGGTTTGACAAGCGAAACGAAGCGGAGGAGGCCATCAAGGGCCTGAACGGACAGAAGCCTCTGGGCGCCGCCGAGCCCATCACTGTCAAGTTTGCCAACAACCCCAGCCAGAAGACGGGCCAGGCTTTGCTGACTCAGTTGTATCAGACGGCTGCTCGCCGCTACACAGGGCCACTGCACCACCAGACGCAACGATTCAG CGTGATCCCTTCTCTTGGAAAGGGACCAGATCCAAATAGCAGCTCAAAACCAAT ACTCGACAATTTACTAAACGCCAGCTACGGAGTCAAGAg CTCTCCCACTCTCTTCCCCAGATTCTCCCCCATCACAATCGACAGCATGACCAGCCTCGCCGGCGTAAACCTGACCGGGCCCACCGGAGCCGGCTGGTGCATCTTCGTGTACAACTTGTCGCCCGAGGCGGACGAGAGCGTCCTGTGGCAGCTCTTTGGGCCTTTTGGCGCTGTCACCAATGTCAAGGTCATCCGTGACTTCACCACCAACAAATGTAAGGGCTTTGGTTTTGTCACCATGACCAACTACGACGAGGCCGCCATGGCGATCGCGAGCCTTAACGGCTACCGCCTGGGGGACCGTGTGCTGCAGGTTTCCTTCAAGACCAGCAAGCAGCACAAGGCCTAA
- the elavl3 gene encoding ELAV-like protein 3 isoform X12, with product MVTQIISTMETQVSNGPSGTSLPNGPVISTNGATDDSKTNLIVNYLPQNMTQEEFKSLFGSIGEIESCKLVRDKITGQSLGYGFVNYVDPNDADKAINTLNGLKLQTKTIKVSYARPSSASIRDANLYVSGLPKTMSQKDMEQLFSQYGRIITSRILVDQVTAGISRGVGFIRFDKRNEAEEAIKGLNGQKPLGAAEPITVKFANNPSQKTGQALLTQLYQTAARRYTGPLHHQTQRFRFSPITIDSMTSLAGVNLTGPTGAGWCIFVYNLSPEADESVLWQLFGPFGAVTNVKVIRDFTTNKCKGFGFVTMTNYDEAAMAIASLNGYRLGDRVLQVSFKTSKQHKA from the exons ATGGTTACT CAGATAATCAGCACCATGGAAACCCAGGTGTCCAACGGTCCCAGCGGAACCAGCCTGCCCAACGGCCCCGTCATCAGCACCAACGGCGCCACGGACGACAGCAAAACCAACCTGATTGTCAACTACCTGCCTCAGAACATGACGCAGGAGGAGTTCAAGAGCCTCTTCGGCAGCATCGGGGAGATCGAGTCGTGCAAGCTGGTcagggacaagatcacgg GTCAGAGTCTGGGCTACGGCTTCGTCAACTATGTGGATCCGAACGACGCGGACAAGGCCATCAACACGCTGAATGGGCTCAAACTGCAGACTAAAACAATCAAG GTATCATACGCCCGACCGAGCTCGGCGTCCATTCGTGACGCAAACCTTTACGTCAGTGGACTCCCCAAAACCATGAGCCAGAAGGACATGGAGCAGCTCTTCTCCCAATACGGTCGCATCATCACATCCCGCATCCTAGTGGACCAAGTTACAG CAGGCATATCACGAGGAGTGGGCTTCATCCGGTTTGACAAGCGAAACGAAGCGGAGGAGGCCATCAAGGGCCTGAACGGACAGAAGCCTCTGGGCGCCGCCGAGCCCATCACTGTCAAGTTTGCCAACAACCCCAGCCAGAAGACGGGCCAGGCTTTGCTGACTCAGTTGTATCAGACGGCTGCTCGCCGCTACACAGGGCCACTGCACCACCAGACGCAACGATTCAG ATTCTCCCCCATCACAATCGACAGCATGACCAGCCTCGCCGGCGTAAACCTGACCGGGCCCACCGGAGCCGGCTGGTGCATCTTCGTGTACAACTTGTCGCCCGAGGCGGACGAGAGCGTCCTGTGGCAGCTCTTTGGGCCTTTTGGCGCTGTCACCAATGTCAAGGTCATCCGTGACTTCACCACCAACAAATGTAAGGGCTTTGGTTTTGTCACCATGACCAACTACGACGAGGCCGCCATGGCGATCGCGAGCCTTAACGGCTACCGCCTGGGGGACCGTGTGCTGCAGGTTTCCTTCAAGACCAGCAAGCAGCACAAGGCCTAA